The following proteins are encoded in a genomic region of Triticum urartu cultivar G1812 unplaced genomic scaffold, Tu2.1 TuUngrouped_contig_5574, whole genome shotgun sequence:
- the LOC125529395 gene encoding two-component response regulator ORR42-like, producing the protein MESKAQGSSFMKALVVEDTTVQRMVLSAKLRNFQCEITLAVNGKEAVDLFLVGKKFDIIFCDKDMPIMTGPEAVVKIRAMGEIDVKIVGMSADDDAMEVFISAGADVFVPKPIKVQDLESIIKEVMNKNKNTMV; encoded by the exons ATGGAATCCAAGGCCCAAGGATCCTCCTTTATGAAGGCACTAGTTGTTGAGGACACCACAGTTCAAAGGATGGTCCTCTCGGCAAAGTTACGTAATTTTCAATGTGAGATTACTCTCGCCGTGAATGGAAAAGAAGCAGTTGACCTATTCCTTGTGGGGAAGAAGTTTGACATTATTTTTTGCGATAAGGACATGCCCATCATGACTGGTCCTGAG GCAGTTGTAAAGATTCGTGCTATGGGGGAAATTGATGTGAAGATTGTTGGGATGTCAGCTGATGACGATGCCATGGAGGTGTTCATAAGTGCTGGTGCTGATGTTTTTGTGCCCAAACCAATCAAGGTTCAGGATCTCGAGTCTATAATTAAGGAAGTCATGAACAAGAATAAGAACACCATGGTCTAG